One genomic window of Aptenodytes patagonicus chromosome 3, bAptPat1.pri.cur, whole genome shotgun sequence includes the following:
- the BCL2L11 gene encoding bcl-2-like protein 11 isoform X2, with translation MAKQPPEVKAQRDGEGGRLPPPPAAEGPGPAAQLRPGAPAALPGSAAATAGPPPRGPPASPGPFATRSPLFIFVRRSPLLSRSSSGYFSFDAERSPAPLSCDKATQTPSPPCQALSHCLSAMASRWQSHSLAEDIQPEIWIAQELRRIGDEFNASYCPRRDIFSMKGRDQTDPTGVQKAEGAW, from the exons ATGGCCAAGCAGCCCCCCGAGGTGAAGGCGCAACGCGACGGCGAGGGcgggcggctgccgccgccgccggcggcggaggggccgggcccggccgcgcaGCTGCGCCCCGGAGctcccgccgccctgcccggctccgccgccgccacGGCGGGGCCTCCGCCGCGGGGCccgcccgccagccccggccccttcGCCACCCGCTCGCCCCTCTTCATCTTCGTGCGGAGGTCGCCGCTGCTGTCGCGCTCCTCCAGCGGCTACTTCTCCTTCGACGCCGAGCGCAGCCCCGCGCCCCTCAGCTGCGACAAGGCCACGCAGACCCCCAGCCCGCCCTGCCAGGCCCTCAGCCACTGCCTCAGCGCCATGG CTTCCCGGTGGCAGTCTCACTCGCTAGCGGAAGACATACAGCCCGAAATCTGGATTGCACAGGAGCTGCGGCGCATCGGAGACGAGTTCAATGCCTCTTATTGTCCAAGAAGG gacATCTTTTCAATGAAAGGTAGAGACCAAACCGATCCTACAGGCGTTCAGAAAGCTGAAGGCGCCTGGTAG
- the BCL2L11 gene encoding bcl-2-like protein 11 isoform X1 yields the protein MAKQPPEVKAQRDGEGGRLPPPPAAEGPGPAAQLRPGAPAALPGSAAATAGPPPRGPPASPGPFATRSPLFIFVRRSPLLSRSSSGYFSFDAERSPAPLSCDKATQTPSPPCQALSHCLSAMASRWQSHSLAEDIQPEIWIAQELRRIGDEFNASYCPRRGFLDNQAGNPQIIILRLLRYIIRLIWRMQ from the exons ATGGCCAAGCAGCCCCCCGAGGTGAAGGCGCAACGCGACGGCGAGGGcgggcggctgccgccgccgccggcggcggaggggccgggcccggccgcgcaGCTGCGCCCCGGAGctcccgccgccctgcccggctccgccgccgccacGGCGGGGCCTCCGCCGCGGGGCccgcccgccagccccggccccttcGCCACCCGCTCGCCCCTCTTCATCTTCGTGCGGAGGTCGCCGCTGCTGTCGCGCTCCTCCAGCGGCTACTTCTCCTTCGACGCCGAGCGCAGCCCCGCGCCCCTCAGCTGCGACAAGGCCACGCAGACCCCCAGCCCGCCCTGCCAGGCCCTCAGCCACTGCCTCAGCGCCATGG CTTCCCGGTGGCAGTCTCACTCGCTAGCGGAAGACATACAGCCCGAAATCTGGATTGCACAGGAGCTGCGGCGCATCGGAGACGAGTTCAATGCCTCTTATTGTCCAAGAAGG GGTTTCTTGGATAACCAGGCGGGAAACCCCCAGATCATCATTTTGCGCCTCCTGCGTTACATCATCCGCCTCATCTGGAGGATGCAGTGA